GATACTACTACAAGTTTACAGTTACTTTTGGCTTTCATTGCAGGGTCTACAAGTCAAAGTGAGAACTATTTAATGATATAACTGTTGCTAGGAAAAACCAAGAATAACTCATTTTCATGATTGAAATTCACATtttgtatatgattttaaaatcaatttataaccGAATATTCAGcccatttatttatataaatttatttattaaaataaacacttattttaataaaataattattttttattttttactatatttttctaaattacttttactttaaaaaaacaattttttttacttatttttaaaaaaatcctatatttttttttacaaaaaaaattattttaaagatatcCATTATTTACCCTATAACTTATTTTGATATGTGAAATCCACAtgtgaataaatttttatataacttgataaattagttttgagcgttgaaattaattattatttttgcgaTTTTACTAACACCAGTCCTTATTACGTATTTAAAAGTGATAAGtttttatataagtaaaaatatttattacgattctaattaaattttatcacttgtgtaaaaaaaaaaaaccacttctAAGtacttaaaatcaaataaacctgatattaacattttttatgagTTTAATAAGCTGTTAGTGTATGAACTTAACGAGCGTAGTTCATttgattgaatttgtggagaaaagtttaacaattttattttcacataatATATTTTGGGGGTGCAATTAAGTCTTagacaaaaaattaatcttatatctaataaaaaagaCCAAAATTTGGAGATACATCGGGGAGCCAAATacttggaagaaaaaaagaacaaaaagaggTGTATGATAGTTTAGGGTTTACAATtgtaattttatgaaatatcaGCATAATTTATTCACATAATTAGTATGTATAAGGGAAAATAGGAAACTATTTGGGAGAAACTAAAAAAAGCAATGGTTGAAAAGTTGAAGAATCCCATGTGAGTTGAGAGGGAGGGTATATATGTGAGGTTGGGGGGCCCACTCCCCCTCCCCAATCCATTCTTGATTTCTTGTTGTGcattaaaagaagttaaaggGTCAACTCTCTCTATGTGCCTCTCTGTCCCCAACTGACCAATCCATTTTCATCAAAATATCCAACGGCTATTCACAACCTTTTGACCTTCCCACCACATTTGTCTTCTCTTCAACCCGTTAAACGGGACCCACCTCAACATAACAAAATTTCCTTCGCAGTTAGGTTTGACCCTTCACTTCCCATGACTCCAACCCCTTTGACTAAAATAACCCCCCCTCAACACCCATTTCATTTCACatccaaagaaagaaaaaaaagattttttttcattcaaccCATGATTGGTATATAACTAGAAAGGCTCATTCCGAAAGAAAAAATCTCTAACTtggtttctcttatttttttttgttaatgttattattatggCTGTGAGCGATGGCAATACGATTGCGGTGAAGGAAGCAGCTTCTGCGGGGATTCACAACGTAGAGAAACTCGTGAACATGATTTTGAATCAACACAACGAGGGTGGTTCTGAATTGGAGGCAGTTGCTGACGTGGCGGTGAACCGCTTCAGAGAGGTTATTTCGCTGCTTGAGAAACCAATTACCAGAACCACCGGTCACGCTCGTTTCCGAAGGGCCCCTACAACAGTGCCACCTGTCCCTGTTGTTCAGTTGCAGCAAATGGTGGATGATGATTCCAAACACAAACTGCAGAACAAAacagaacaaaaacaaaaacaaagtacCTCTGCTTTTAAGGTTTATTGTCcccctccttctcctcctctgcctcaaaatcaaaatcaccaccaccaacaacaacCTTTCATTCTTCCTCTGCATAAGAATGAAGCAAATGGTTCTACTACCAACTCCCATTTTTCTACGTTATCCGGGGACACTGAGAGTTTGCAACGGTCATGTCTCTCTTCGGGGTTTCAAATTTCTCACGTGTCAATGCAAGGGGGTTCCTTTAAGCGTAAACCTCCACTTTCTACAAATTCTGTGAAGAGGAAGTGCAATTCAACGGGTTTTCCTGATACCAAGTGTGGATCGTCCTCTGTGCAGTGCCATTGCTCCAAGAAAAGGTATCATGGatgtagtatatttttttcttttaatttagtaTTCCCTTTCCAAACTAAGTGTCACAGttgaaaaagaatatattttaaaataagtgttatatttaattttttaatataatattaattgtttctCTTAAACTAATCAATACTAAGTGTCACTTTAGTTTTGAGAGGAAAGGATTATTTGGATTTTTGGTCTTGGTGTTGTTGTGGCTATTTTGTTACGTTACATGAGGGGTGTGATGTTATAAGCTAGGTTTTAATAATATGGTGTAGGAAATTGAGGTTGAAGAATGTGATTAGAGTGCCGGCAATTAGTTCCAAGACTGCTGATATTCCACCCGATGAGTATTCGTGGAGAAAATATGGACAGAAACCAATAAAAGGTTCACCACACCCAAGGTATGTTGATGTGTTGTTGCATCATTCATTCATTTCTTAGTAAGAGAAAACTTAGATGCAAGATGTGGGTAACAAAGGCAagtgtttttttatgttattcttaattttttggtGTTAAATTTTCACGTAATCATATAATTGAGTAAAAAACTTGTGTTTATCTCttcttgataattaaataagtatgatcatattaaaaatttctGTATCATCAACGGATGAATAATTAGTATGAGATCGTTTCAATTTAACTAAAGGTGATAGAGTCTGCGCTTGCGGTTtagataacaaaaaatatattaaaattatgtatttaaaagAGAGATACAGACCCAAGAGAATTAGTTCTCAACTACTTTAATCTATGGGGCTGTTTAATTTTGTGCTTACAAGTTAGAATAGCTATATATTGTTGGAATTTACAATTCTATGGTGATATTTTCTGAAATGTGAAAATGTTGTGATGTGCATTGGCAGAGGTTATTACAAGTGCACCAGCGTGAGAGGCTGCCCAGCACGCAAACACGTGGAGCGTGCTGTGGACGATTCCAACATGCTCGTTGTCACCTACGAAGGAGAACATAATCACTCGCAAATCGCTTCTGAGGTGGCAAATGTTATCCTTGAATCATCTTAGTCAACCTTAAGACTAGTGCATGCCAATGCTTTACTTCATTTATATGATTTCTTAATTCTATTGgtctttgtctttttttctttctttcttgaagtatttattttaaaattcattgaaatattaaattaattagataCAAGAGTATTGGTTGGTCTTTGTAAGACTTATTATTATATAGAAAATGTAAAGAAATTAAACAGCATAGAAGTGTTGAGTTCCGATGAAGTTTGTTGTTGCATGgagattttagtttttatggatattattattgttttacatTCATATAGATAACGGTTAACGTGTCTTGTCTTAAGTGTGAATCTACTATTCTATTCTACTATCTAATGTACACCAGAATTTAATTCAATAGTCTTCTTTATTTACAGCGGTCTAAGATGGGTTTAGAGTCTTTTTAGAGAAACTTGCTAATTGCACCCCTTTTGATAACTACACTCaaatctttctttttaaattttaaatgccCATTatatcatttctttcatttttctcacACATTCTCTCTTTAGCACGTAGACAACGGTATTATCTGTGCGTATACATGGGTATAGTAGTAGTTTAATTGATAATGGGGACATAAAAAAAAGGGGTAGGTGTATAGTCAATGCCACAAGGGCAGCAGAAAATTGTTGCAATGCTTTGATTTGATATGTGGATTTCGTTGAATTTAAGTTTGAAAGTTGATGAGAAAACCTCATAGTCATTGGTGAAGCACTGCGCGTGATTCTGTTTTTTTGCATATTTACGTTTGAACGAGAGTGAATGGATTGAGAATTTTTTACAACCTAACGAAAGGTTTGTTGACTTTTGAGAGTCCTGACTCGACCTAAATTGGCACCAAATGACATAGTCAGAATTAGAATTGTAGGAGTTGAAAACTTGTTTCTCAATTCTAATGTCTGGTCGTTTTAGGCTTTTTCATTGTGAGATTTTACATTAGGAAAATACGAATTTGTGTGATACAAGCAGTGTATATAAAGACAACGGGCTTGATTTATGTCAAagttccttttttaaaaaaaacttaacatgGATTAATAAATAATGGCTTTGGCATAACATCTCACTTCTTAGGGTGTGTTTGAAAACCCGTTTGTATCAACtcaaatagaaatttttattttcaaaagacaAAAATGAGAAATAAGAATTATAACTTCTCCGTTGATTGATCGTTTGAGACATCTCAACTGTTGGTgtagttttaaaaattcaataaataaaaagaaaaaatatttaaagtatatttaaaattttaaaatattcatcaaATATCTTGCCCGAATATGTATTTGATACAGGCACTgtgaaatatttgaattttgtcaATGTTTTGATTATTGAATTTCGTATTGTTCCTGTTCGTGAGAATAAATAGAAGATGctctatacaaaaaaaataaaaatagtaaaagaagCTAATGCTTAATTTATAAACTCAATTAATTGTTTACCCAACAGAAGCGACGCACGGacagtgaaaaacaacaaacTAGGAAGTTTCTCTTACACTCacaattttcttcattttttagaGACTAATTTATAACATGGAACTACGATTTTAATTTCCTAGGTGAGTGAATTGCATGTCACGTAAGCCATACATGCAATCTGTTCGTGAGAAATAGAACTTTTTTTTAGAACTTTGAACACGAGaaacattaattttgaatatttccTTCTGGTGTTTGGTTACGTAAACTACGTTGCCGGTTGGAATTTTGAGGATGATATATCCATATATGCATCATTATGGAtagttgaattttctttttttgaaaaaaatggatAGGTGAATTGAATCTTAAGAATTTTGATAGGACTTTATTAGGATGATATACGGTAGGTTTGTTTTGGTTCAACAGTCAACGCTCGTTTTGGATCACTGCGTAGACTTTTTACAGTTTTATTACGTATTTTCGTTGCGTGGTTTTAACTCCAAAATTTTATCCTTTGATTCCATTtgtatctcttttttttcttcatagaaAGGAGCAAATTCCATCTCATTTGTTCTATGTCAAAGAAAACGCCATTTTCAGTTATAATTGTTTTGTTACAAG
This region of Glycine soja cultivar W05 chromosome 17, ASM419377v2, whole genome shotgun sequence genomic DNA includes:
- the LOC114392994 gene encoding probable WRKY transcription factor 7 — its product is MAVSDGNTIAVKEAASAGIHNVEKLVNMILNQHNEGGSELEAVADVAVNRFREVISLLEKPITRTTGHARFRRAPTTVPPVPVVQLQQMVDDDSKHKLQNKTEQKQKQSTSAFKVYCPPPSPPLPQNQNHHHQQQPFILPLHKNEANGSTTNSHFSTLSGDTESLQRSCLSSGFQISHVSMQGGSFKRKPPLSTNSVKRKCNSTGFPDTKCGSSSVQCHCSKKRKLRLKNVIRVPAISSKTADIPPDEYSWRKYGQKPIKGSPHPRGYYKCTSVRGCPARKHVERAVDDSNMLVVTYEGEHNHSQIASEVANVILESS